Genomic segment of Panicum virgatum strain AP13 chromosome 9N, P.virgatum_v5, whole genome shotgun sequence:
GCTTCTCTGCGCTTGCTTATTCTGTGGAAATTAAACCAGTTTGCAAATTTTTTACAGCTATCAATCTGATTGGCTCTGTGACCTTAAGTTTATTATTGTTCAGAGTTATGTGTCATTCATTCAGTTTTAACATGTTAGCACTGCAATATAAACCATGTTTCATTTCTGTTGCAGAGCACTTGGACCCTATTAACGTTAAAATTGCGGAGCTGAAGGAAGCATTGGAATCCGTAACTGCTGAGCAGAAGTACCTAAAGGCACGGGAAGCTCGTCACCGACACAGTAAGCTCATTGGACTTGCATGTGCTCTTTTAAAAAATAACACCAGTGCTAACAAAAAGAAAGGGCCCTAGGGCAGTTAGAAGTTAGAACACTCATGCTGACATTTCTGAATACATTAGGGCACAACTAATATCTTTGACTTGGTATTGAGCTTACTTTTCCTCAATCAATGCATTCCTCAGTGTGGAGAGTTGATGATATTTGCTTAGAGAAATTATTCAAAATGTTCTGTTTTGCATGCCTCTTTAGTGAGATATTGATAAAATCTAGGTAACAAACCAATATTTATACATAGCACATGACAGGCATGGTGAATAcatattttcttctctttcttctcacTTGTTTATTGTTACCATTTATGACAATGCGAAGTTAATTTCCTGACTCAATTGAATCCAGCAAACGAGAGCACGCGAAAGCGTGTGATGTTCTACACAATGGCGGAGTACCTAGCTTTCATGGCAGCTAGCGCATTGCAAGTCGTCTACATCCGCCGCTTGTTCAGTAAAAATGTGGCATACAACAGAGTGTAGGATACAGCTCTACTTTGAAGGCGTCAATGGAAGCAGCGCATGGTTGGAATGGGAAAACATCTTCTGTCAATTTGACAAATTGTAGCTCTGCAccctcttttcttcttttcttagtCTATAAGCAAAACTTTTTAATCTATCATGTACTTTTAGCAACTCTTGTGAGATGTGAAGTGCATTTGTTGTGAACGTTGATCCATAATTAATCTTCAGAGAATTGTCGTGAAAGCTATTGTCCTGGTACAGATCCTGATTCTATGTGATTCTGTGATGAAGGGGCTCTAAGCAGAAGAGCATTATCTTTCCTTACAATAGGAGGGTGGCTCTGTGCACATCTCAGATCAGAAATATTGATTATCACAGTACATTGTTTAAAGGGAAATTAATGTCGTCAGACTTTATACTGCTAAATCCTGACGAGACCACCACCTGTACATAGTGCTCAATTTCTAGCACCTGTACACGAAAGTTTATTTTTTCCATAAACCATTCACATTTTCAACGAGACAAAATGTTGCTGCAAAATGATTGGTAGCTATATTTTTTAGGGGAGGATCCACGCGAGTCCAATCCAAAGTGGACAGGCACATAACACAAGAGCGCGTAGGTGGTAACGGATTATGGTCTTAGTGGTCTTGTCACAGTTCACCTCAACCCTTATAGTATATTTTTAaccattattatttttatagtttaaaattatataagattagagcccgacCCTTAGATTATTAGGCTAAATTTTAAGAtcttttaccacccctaggcaCCGTAGGGCACTAACATGTCACAGTTTTCACTTTACTAAGCAGCAAGGGGTATATAATCTGTAGATTAAGATAGAAGTTTCCGTACTTGTATTATCGAATACTTTACAATAAATACATGAACATTTTTCTTTGCTGTACATCCGCGTGTTTTGACATTTAGGTTCAAATGAACATGGAGCAGTATCATTCTTTACACCATTGAACTTAGGACGGGGGCATTCGTTTGGCCAGGATAAATGAAGACTTGAATAAAAAAAGGGATAAAACTGAAGACCTTTGTTTGATCGAATTGCTTTCACTTAATCAAACTCTTGGCCACTGTGGGCTAACTACCTGCATAGTGAATCCACAAAATCAGTGACAATGTGAATTTCGAATTTAACCTAGGTGTACATATTGGCAACACTGCTACAAACCTCTAATGTGCTGAAAACTAACTGCATCCGACTAGCGACTACTGATGGTTTCTCTGAAGTTCCTGTGACAGCCATCTGTTCCAGCTGCAAGGTTTTCACCGGTAACCTGCAGCATCAGTTTTAGTGACATGTATGAGATTCTGAGATATAAGAAGAATGCTGCTGACCGGAACACTCTTACCATGCCATTCCTTTGACATAGTAAGCGTTTGCGATTAGAGCACAAAATCCTTTCCACTGATGCAACACGTCAGCTGACACCGGCGGGGTAGGAGACCACCTGATAACTGTTGGCTGTGGTGTGCACAGTATTGTGATGAATACTATACCGAGCCACAGAATGCATTCACGAATCTGCATAAAATTGTGTCACTGAGGCAAATAGTGAAACTACAGAAGATCTTGTGGTGGACATTTACATGATAGACATGCTCTCTAGTCTCTACTGGACTCCATGATACCTTATATCAAGATTCATATCTTGCCAATTAGAACTAGTGGACTTCATCTACTGATttgaaaaataaacaaaaataaaGATATTGCGTGAACGAATAAAACTACAGTATTTGTTGAAGTAACAAGATCAAAGCAAAACTGCTTGGCTTGACTATAAGGCATACAATGTAAATGTAagacagacagacagacagTAGATGATATTAAAAAATGATGATAAATTATATGATGCAATTCACATTAATTAGAGTATGCTGACCTCAGAGGAGTGGACTTTGAACTTCAAGCTGGTTCCACCACAAGACCCTAAGCCTTCAATCTCAAGACCAGAATTTTCTATATCCATAAGTTCCTTTCTAAGCCCCTCATCCGTACACCCTAGGGCATAAGCGTTCACTCCAGCACTGATGAATTCCTGATAACATTGATAGTCACAGTAATTGTTAGTTAGAGCATATAAATTTATGCAAATAAGTATTGTGAAGATTCAAACAAGAATCCATACTTTTAGGTTATCTCCACTTCCTCGATCAATAACATTCTTATATCGCTTGAATAGACTGATTGCTATATTACGTGACGAGCGGAAATCATCATCTGACGAAGCATTAACATGGAATCGATGCTGCATACAACAAAATGCTTAAGAGGAAAAAACAAGTAGCGATCGAAATCATGAAATGGAGAACAACGAATACCAGCCAGTGTcttgtagttctttcttttaagCTTTTACACAGGTGATGGCTCACTCTAGTAAAGTTAACTTTGTAGCTATGAACAATGTGTGGCTTCTGTAGATGATGGCCTTCCACTGAATTGTAAGCCGCACTGCATCCTAATTTACAACGTAAAACAGAAACACTCTTTTCACACTGTTTTTCTAGGTCCCAGCAAGGACCGGGCCTCACAAATGGAACCGTTCCTCGTAGCATCAGCATGACTGAGTGCTCATCAGACTCCAAGTGATCAGCACATTTCTCCAAAAATAGGAGAGGACTTCTGAAGTGGCAGGCGATTCAACCTGCTATAGAGTATGTTTCAATAAGTTACTGAATCACCGAATAAGGACTAAGAGCACCACGGATCATCCTCAAATTATGCTATAATAGCAGCAGCAATCAGCTAGTCCCCCACTCTTAGTGGTATATGAGTTATGtgtccaaaaaaaataaaaaaaaatcaaaggaaTATATTGATGAAGGTACTATTTCTCAATGGCATGTATAGGTAATATTTCTCACACGTCTTATTAAGTTTGAGGGAAAAAGGCAATTACTGGGGAGGAACAGACCAAGTGGGAAGTGTTATGACGCCACCAGTACTATCATGCCTAATTACGATTTCAAAATAAACCTTCGAATATCTTCGATACAAGATAGTTGCCTTTAACAACCCACAAATATTCAATGAAATTATGAAAAGATGAAAAATAAAGAATACTCCATATCTGCACATTAGGATAATTTCCAGTACTTCATATCAGAGGATCATCATTGGATTACAGATTAAGGCCCCCTTTGGTAGGGCTCAACCGGGCTTCGGCTTCAGCTCTTTGCTACAGGATTGCCACTGTGCTGCACTATTCTTTTAAAAAACTGTGCTGcactgttctttttttttaaaagaaaatgtGCTGCACTGTTCTAAACTGCAGTTAGAAGCAAAACGTAAAAGAGGAAGCCGGTGGCACGCTGCAGTGATGAACAGTGCGTGAACAGTGCGTGAATACTGAAGATTTGCGTGTGCGTTGCATACAGAAGAAACTCATGGTTGGCAAGGGGGGAACAGTCAGTACTGGCAAACCAAAAATTGGCAATAGCCCCCTTTCACCAACACGACCAAATAAAACCGGAGATTCTAGCTCACAAACCCTAACCCAAACAAGGAACCCAATCAcgagcgagagggagagggagagggagagggagtagCAGGCTTTACCTCCCGAGGGGCAGCGGCCGCGGAAGCTGGCGCCTGGCGGAACATACAAGAGAGGACGAGAGGAGGGGAAGGTGGAGCCGAGGCGACGTGGAAATATATAGATACGTGGAGGGGTTAAGTGGCTAAAAATTTGCGAGAAAAATGTAAAGGGACAAAAAACTTGGGGGCCACAATAAAAAACGACTGGcgaggcgagcggcgggggGAGCGCGAGGAGGGGAACCCTCGGCTAGTCGGCCCGTCGCTCTCGCTGAATCTTCTGTAAGATGGCCCGGTTTAATGGTTTATGGACTGTGGCGCGAACTGGTCCAGCTTTCTCTTGTCTCGACAGAAAAATAGAAACGATAGCTAAATGCAGCCCAATAAGACAAGTGACGGCCCATTCTCGATTGTTTTTTCCATGTCATGATTCAGATCTTGAAGGCTACAGTTGTTGTTTTTATCTGTGGCCTTTCTTTGTATTTTTGTTGCCGTTGCTGTTGTTGCAGCTGGCCCATAAGTTAATCCTGAGCACATCAGTTATATTCCAACCTCCCCTAAAAAAAAGTTTTATCCCAACCTCTCAGCTAATACAACGAGACCCTTTCGCTGCTCAGCCATTACTTACTGCCCGGCTGCAGCCTGTCGTCCGCCGCTGAGCAAGTGGCATCAATTTTCTAGTTGACGCTGGGTGAATCAAATGAATCTTGTTTGATTATCACTCGATTCAACACACCCCCCACGTGGCATGATTACATTGGTAAAACAATCGCTTGAATCCCAAATAAAAACAACTCGAGTGATGTATAGTAGTCACTCAAACAAAATGAGCTGAACACTGAATAACATTCAGGTGTTCACAATTTTGTGCAGCAATTAGTGAAATCAGTGAGCCGTTAACTGTACAAAACCCTGATTGCGCtctgcatgtttttttttacaGTTCACAATTCCATGTGTGAGCGGCACACAGGTTATTACTCAAATGTTTGGGTGGGAGTGGGACGTGATGGACAGTTAACAGGCCAGCCTGCGGACTTAAACAAATTAAGTAATATCACGGgctcaaagtaaagaaaagTCGATTTTGCAATCGGCCCACAACCAGCAGCGCACCCGTACGTCGCAGATCACACATACTATGATCGGCCGCGCCGCTAGGCAAAACCTAACATGCATCgatggcgcggcggcagcgcatCCATCCATTCGTGGAGACGGAGCTTGCGGCCGATCTCGCCTCGGCCGCACATCATCAGCGCTGCCGCAACCGCACCCGCTCGTCGTCGTTGCTACTGCGGGCTCCCGTACCGGCCCTGTGACGGAACCTTCAAGTTAAATagtttaattaagcgtaatcGTCAttatttgaacgcatcaggcgtattagcttaattaagtgtaacctgacagtttgtttccaacccacaggccgatcgaaacacacaagtagtctcgcacgacggcgagcgcagacggtACCAGTATGATAGAATCTTATAAAAATAGTAACTCACATTAAGACAATTACATAACCGCTTTCAAtataaaaatttacaaaaacAGTTTTTAATTTAGAATTTACGTAAGAAGGGATAGCAGCGGAAAAGAATCTAACATGGGGAACACTTTTAATAAAGGACTCATGAAATAGCAAAATTAGATTGAGAACTACGGAGATGGGAGGACATCACATCGATCCCACCGACGTGAATCCCAGTTAGCTTCTACatctgaaacagggtaaacaacaaactctgagcaactaatactcaccaagacttacccgactattggatatacttagcccacatatctagatatGCAAAGTTTTCTaactggtggtttattttgcagaaaagtgtctaaaagtggatccttatttttaatattttagctccaggttctatatagactaatcatgatctaatatttgcataaaccaACTAAAACAAACATAGTAGAATATTAATCACAATTTAAAGTAGACatcaatatatataatataattcATGTTCCATATCATATTACTATGATGTGACGTAGTTGAtgaaggtgctcatatccgagagcgactgacggcgaatcgatccgatttaaccttgcaaggtggacctaaccaacacggcgcgCATAAGTCctgtcggaccacacgcaccaaccattcccctccccgcctcgaactacaggaccgccccaccatcgtATGGccagccgagctcaacatgagaccaccaaaagtaaatacatgcatccccatttctccgcgactactcgactatcccaggaggtgagatggggtcctgtactttcgaagcgaagcagtactaggcttaccgatttcgactacctcctactcccggcatgcgattagtacaattcaaacatgattagCAGGGCTAACAACGGTACgatcctcaatcgacacagacggggttAAGACACctaggaaccctgtcctgctgccatacctacatCTCATTAAtattccccgtccggtctccatttccattCTTTTTCATATTTCACACATTGAAGTATAAAGATAATTAtacatctcgcgagtaaccggcaattactcgacttctataaaatcatatatctcgcgagtgacaagaaatcacccgacttctaccgagacctattaagcatggcatcgctatcgtcctatacatactagtataaatcAAGGAaacctaaggatcatgcaactagagttccaaataattcctaaaacttaatgcacaagtaataaatatatatatagtgaatcataatttaaaataataggacatgcaccggggcttgcttgGAGGTAACACTAAGTGTTAATACTattaaggccttgggcccttccgccCTTGGGTCGGGTCTTCGGTTGCCTCAGTGGGTCCTTCCATCTTCTTGAGATATCCACCGAACACCGTCTTATGGTTCGACTCCATCACTGCGTGCTTCACGTCTGCGCgttgtacatctagcgtacctaaatgaggtgcaacaATACATATGTATAAATGCATGGATGATGCAACAAAAAGTGCAGCAATACAAGCACAAGGTCACCATTACCTAAACCTAAACAACTACATAAGCGGAGGATAATTAAACCTTACATGAGTCTAACAAAGTTAACCcaactggttttatatttttagcacATTCCTAACCCTATTTACGCATTTAACAATCTAGAAAAGCATTTATCTAGTATAAATAAAACTGCACATAAAAAGTTGTCAAATAACACATTTCATGGTTCTACAATGTAGAGAATAAAAATAcgaagctaacaaaactagttttgtaTTTTCCCCATTTTTCTACAATATTCTACGTATTTTACAAGCACTGAAGATCTGTGCTGATCGGATGATTCGACCCAacgccggatgatccgaccacCACCAGAAAGTTTTGGCTTCGGATTGCCGTTAAGTCCCCTTGGTCGGATGATCCGCCCATaagtcggatgatccggccaaaCAATACTTTTTGATACTGGAAGTGCCGGATGATTCGACCctaggccggatgatccggacctagGTATTTTCTAGAGTAAGTTTCGTGCCTAAAAAGAGTGTTGAGTCGGATGATCCGGTACTAGGTCGGATAATCCGGACCTGGGTGGGGCGGCGGCACGCGTGCGGCgtgtggcggcgctccggcgaggaaGCTTCGGAAAAAGGGCGGGGAAGAagcggggaaggtggaggagctcaCCAAGAACTCATCCTTGGGGTCGATTTGGGCGGAGAAGGACCGAAGAAGCGGATCGACGCGAAGGGTTGGAGCTCGGGCGACGCTcccatggcggccggcgatggAGGGCCGATTCCGATAGGGAAAGCTCGAGTGAGGCTTGGGGAGGTGCGGGGGAGGTGGAGGACAAGGTGAGGAAGGTGCTcgtggaaggaatcgacgaacggCGGCTGGAATAAGGAGATCGATGGGAGGGGGCGGCGACGGGACGAGCTCAGCTCGGCTcggtggaggaaggagagagagatagagctGAGTGAAATAAATAAGAGTTGGGAGATGGTAAGGGGATTAAAAGACTCCCAACTGGTCTGACCGTcactcagaccggtcggaccggtctagCTCGAACTAACAAAAAATTGACAGAAATTTTTTCCTCTATTGCTTTAATCATGAAGATTTAAAACTAATGGCTGAAATTAGTCTTAATCATGAATAATtaacacctagggtgttacaggccCCTTCTTCCGCACAAGGTCTACGGCGTCCTCATCAACTACGTCGACCACTGCCGCCCGCACCTCTtccaccggccaccgccgcccccgatCAGCGGACCAATTCCAAGTGTTGACGGCAGGATGTTCTTGACCGAGGACCACGACTGGTGGTTGGTCCTGGATCACTGCAACGGCCTCCTCCTCTACGCTACTGACGACTGGGGGGAAAAGCTGTGCGTCTGCAATCTTGCGACGCAGCGCTGGACGATTCTTCCCGGACGTGCAAGTGTAGCAGCACGTTACGCTGGTGCATACCTTGCGTTCGATCCGGCTGTGTCGCCGCACTATGAAGTAATCCTTATCCCAGCAGTGCCCAAAGCCGATGATGATCAAATAACGGAGGAACAAGAGTGGCCACCGTCGATGTGGAAGATGAACGTCTTCTCCTCCAGAACTGGTAAGTGGGAGGAGAGAGCCTTCGTCTGCAAAGGGGAGCCAGCAGGGACGGTCCAAGATATCCGGCTGGATCGTCTCCAACCGAGCGGCTGTGTCACAGCCctgaaaaaaaagggggaaaagaaaataaaaatcgcgcctgggcccacctgtcagccccttcccttctctcctccctgctctgttcggcgccgcgcgcacgcgtcgCCCGCCGGCGTCCATCCTCGTGAGCCGCGCCACGTGCCGTTCATCCTCGCGACCCGTGCCGCCCCTTCGCTCCTCCCTCGCCCCTCTCCTTATCCGCGTCGAGCCCCGGCCTCATTAcccgcctcaaaccctagccccctccaccattggtgccgccgccgagctccgtcctcgccgccgattCACCTGCTCCGGTGAGCGCCGCCCCAATTCTTCGCTTGGGGAGCTTTCTCGCGTCGCCGTCCTCCGATTTTGGCCCTCACCCGGCCTTTTCTCCCTCCCTGcagggccggcgacgagcgcctccgcccgccgccgcctctgctcgtcgcgccgccggtCCGTCACCGCTCCTGGTCCGCGTCACCGCCGGTGAGGCTTGCCTCCATCCCCTCCGCGCCATGCGCGCCTTCCCTTCCCTGCTCTGGCCCTGCttcgccgccccgcctcgcgccgccgccgccgtcgccgcgtgtGCCGTGGCCGCGCTCCCGGGCGGGTCAAGGCCGCTGgccttgccttgacccggcctggtgggcagctggcccgtgggccccgcctgtcggcgccTGGGCTGGCCGGCTGGGGGTGTACCTAGCAATTTTGCTAGGGTTTCTTAGGTTTAGTTTTTTAGCAAACttgcaaaatccatagaaaatcatgtatagctccaaaaattgtgaaacttgttttgttggattcctctagatgagatctacttaggaaaaatattgttttgcatgttactttgctgtatatttatctatagttttatcttgcaaaagtgagtttattgcttagttatttgtatactgcttgaaaaatgtcaaacccaattttgttagactccttgtgaggggtagttttcagtggtgcatcTTACTCATGTGATTCcttgctgttggttagggttttattttgatttcatgcttgctgtccaaaatgtGGTTTAATATGGAACTTTTTgcaggaaagtgataaaatggcaaaaccagttttgttagctttgttttcatgcctagtttctatgataattttcttggatttgtttagttcagtTTGTATGCCTTTCCCGAtttatcttgcttagagtagctgaaaacggttttatttatggttaattctaggaaaatggttttgctgcaaaaccaattttcatgcgTTCTTTGCTTTGTCCTATACATGCTCAAATTGTTTCATGATTTTTGCATGTTGTTAagatcatttcttaattcttgcatcgcattcatgcattttagtgaccgaaccgccggaggtcgaacccgtggaacccgccgagtccgtggagcctgaacccggagtcccgttcgtggtcgagtctgaagttaacccaggcaagcagctaagcatattccttgcacctatttaatctgatttagtttagttatatcaccgggtaatgttgggtaatatatattatgtatgtattgcattcttgtacctgcttCCATGCATTAcctttccttgatttgttatccatttccttggcactagttagatagttaatcacttaacttgactagatgcttagccctgcttagaatacttcttTTGCTCACTAGATAGGAGtggtttggagtatcacacttacctgaGTATCCTTGTTCGCACTTGAGCATCTGGAGTTAGTAGAGtgcagtatcgagattcgagcggaatggtagggcctagtgaatggagtcatatgggcatagtccgcttggatcgtttaaggaccgttcgtggatgacgtcggctttgagcacctttccgtgctaccacatatccaatataatggaacggataagccaattaccttccttgacttgatcattgatgtacagtcctagatacgtggccaagggctatgcagagaggcttagaggtgtccccgggtggacctgtgagtaggaaagtttagagatgtccccggtggaaactaagtctctacgcgtaagctaggtgtgaagatttcaatgattgagccatgttgggaacggttgatgcgagtaccctcttatccaactttagcgggttgggtgagtcgcatggtccttgcgtcgtgtgggtaaagtagtacacccttgcaaggttaaatcaattcgaattgccgtgctctcggttatgagcaagctctttgtcCGTTGAACTCTTCGTAGAAAGTTTCGGTTATGTTGGAAATGGTTGATGGCACCTCTGTGCCTCATTAGTTTGTATGCTCTTAATTTACTAAAATGGTTTAAGGGTTTGGGCaacattaattaattctgataggtgatagtgtagaagCTAATGctgatgcaataattacttaaccttaaagcttttacttgagccaatgcatgattcttgcttatttaatcgcgtaagtcttgcggagtaccttttgtactcagggtgctttctaaacatagttgcaggtgagccagagGTGGTGtttggccacttctaccccgctgatccaaacgcgggggaagagtaggtcgtggtggctgtaatgacgtccttgagcaaggcgtcattactttagtaGGTCCTTATCGTATCTGAGCTTCGTAAGTgtatgtaaatgcaataaactttatgtttctgtttaatatgactcgcgtgagcccaaggcttgtaaagtgaagtttgaaacccacctatgttgaacttgtaattaagctgtgaactctggtttgtataaaactgctctttgtggtttATTTGgcaatgtattcgattgtaaacggtatgtgcatatgctgaatcctgggcgtatgttggagcacataccgggactaccggatttgatattattttggatgaatgacgtgtcggttattcgtgtctctagatgtgggataacacatGGCACGCACtctggcaagcacgtgttaactctcatctggatgataatgaccggcggttcgtttaaaatagtatcaaattgggcggttctcacaggcTGGGGGCCACGACAAGGCTATGCAGCCTACTCCCAGGGTGTGCTCTATGTGCATTGTCGAGGCTCCTTTATCTTGAGGTATGTGCTTATGCTGCATCTACACTAGTTATTTAACTAATAACTGCTACCTTCGTACTTTTTTCGTTGTTGTTTAGAACAACACTTTTAGTTTGTTGTGACAACAAAAAAGAATCGGAAGAAATATGTTTTTATCCtagtaaaaatgaaaaaaaatctaatgcCATGTCAGTCCTGCTAGCCAAGTTTGCATAATACTTCTTGTCTTAGTTGAGTACTACATAATAAAAAACAATAAAGAACGTAATGGTTTCCAGGCTTGTGTTGTCCGGAGGCAAGTTGAAAAGACCTTAAGATGCTTAGAGggagggtgaataggcaatctgcaactCAAAGACACTTAACAACCTGTCAGACGTA
This window contains:
- the LOC120690137 gene encoding uncharacterized protein LOC120690137, coding for MLMLRGTVPFVRPGPCWDLEKQCEKSVSVLRCKLGCSAAYNSVEGHHLQKPHIVHSYKVNFTRVSHHLCKSLKERTTRHWLHRFHVNASSDDDFRSSRNIAISLFKRYKNVIDRGSGDNLKEFISAGVNAYALGCTDEGLRKELMDIENSGLEIEGLGSCGGTSLKFKVHSSEIRECILWLGIVFITILCTPQPTVIRWSPTPPVSADVLHQWKGFCALIANAYYVKGMAWLPVKTLQLEQMAVTGTSEKPSVVASRMQLVFSTLEVVSPQWPRV